GGAGAAGGACGCCGCCGAGGCACCCGACCACTCCAAGGACTTCAAGGACTCCAAGGACCTCGGCAAGGGCTCCACCCATGAGCGCGGCACGAAGGGCCCCGGCGGCTCCGGCGGCCTCGACGGACTGAACGTCATCGGGGACGGCTGGGACTCCGTCGCCACCTTCGACACCGGCGGCAAGGGCGTCCCGTCCGGCGCCGAGGCCGGCGGTGACATCGGCGGCTTCCTGGACTCGCTCGGCGACAAGGTCTCCGGCAAGTTCGGCACGGGCACCGTCTTCAAGACCCGTCTGATCAACGCCCTGATCACGGACGACGGCAAGGTCTACGTCGGTGCGGTCACCAAGGACGTTCTGGTGAAGGCGGCGAACGCGGGCTGAACCGGGAACCTTGCGCGGCGGCCGCACGTAGTAACTGTACGTAGTCGTCGCGTGAGCACGAATTGAGGGAGCCGATGGACGAAGGGTCCGCCGAGGAGCCGGAGCCGAGCGAGGCGGGTGACAGTGTCATCCACACTCGCGCCCTCACCAAGCGGTACCGCGGCGGACAGCTCGCTGTGGACGGTCTCGACCTGACCGTCCCGGCGGGCAGCGTCTTCGGCTTCCTCGGGCCGAACGGCTCGGGCAAGACCACCACCATCCGCATGCTGATGGGCCTCATCGAGCCGACCTCCGGCTCGGCCCGAGTGCTCGGCCGCCCGATGCCGCGCGCCGCCCGGACCGTACTCCCGCACGTCGGCGCGCTCATCGAGGGCCCCGCCCTGTACGGCTTCCTCTCCGGCCGCGACAACCTCGTCCGCTACGACGCGGCGGACCCGACCGCCGACCCACGCACCCGGCGCGTCCGGGTGGCGGCGGCACTGGAGAGGGTCGGTCTGGCGGCCGCCGCGGCCAAGAAGGCGAAGGCGTACTCGCTGGGCATGAAACAGCGGCTGGGCCTGGCGGCGGCCCTGCTCCAGCCCCGTGAACTCCTGGTCCTGGACGAACCGACCAACGGCCTCGACCCTCAGGGCATGCGGGAAATCCGTTCCCTGGTGAGGGAGTTGGCCTCCGAGGGCACCACCGTCTTCCTCTCCTCCCACCTCCTGGACGAGATCGAACAGGTCTGCACCCACGCCGCGGTCATGACCCAGGGCCGTCTGATCACCCAGGGCCCGGTGGCGGACCTGGCGGCGGGCGCCAGGGGGCGGCTGGTCGTGACGACACCGGATCCGTCGGACGCGGCCCGCATTCTGAAGGAGCAGGGCCTCGCAGACGTGGTGGTGTCGGAGGACCGAGTGACCGCCGAGCCCCCGGACCGCGAACTGGCCGACATCAACACGGCATTGGTGAAGGCAGGAGTGCGAGTAAGAGGCTTCGCGGTGCAGCGCCCGTCCCTGGAGGACGCTTTCGTGGCCCTGACAGGGGAGGGCTTCGATGTCGCAGGCTGAGCTGAAGACGTTCAAGGGGTGCGGGCCCGACCGGCCCCAACAAACGGCCCGCAGCCGTCGTACGACCTTCCGAGCCACCCTCCTGCGCAACGAACTGCTCACCACGTTCCGCCGCTGGCGCACCCTGGCTCTGCTCGGCGTGCTGGCGGCCGTCCCCGTCCTCGTAGGGTTCGCGGTCAAGATCGAGACCGACGACGGCTCCTCCGGCGCCGGAGGCGGTGGTGGCCCCGCCTTCATCTCCCAGATCACCAACAACGGCCTGTTCCTGGTCTTCACCGCCCTCGCAGCGACCCTGCCCTTCTTCCTCCCGATGGCCATCGGCGTCATCGCGGGCGACGCGATCGCGGGCGAGGCCAACGCCGGCACCCTCCGCTACCTCCTGGTGGCCCCGGCGGGCCGCACCCGCCTCCTGCTCACCAAGTACGCGACGGTGATGGCCTTCTGTCTGGTCGCCACCCTCGTGGTCGCGCTCTCGGCGCTGACGGTCGGAGCCGTCCTCTTCCCGCTCGGCGACCTGACGACGATCTCCGGCACCCAGATCACCTTCGCGGAGGGCCTGGGAAGAGCTCTGCTGATCGCTCTGGTGGTGGCCGCGTCACTGACCGGCGTGGCGGCCCTCGGCCTGTTCGTCTCGACGCTCACGAACAGCGGCATCGCGGCGATGGCCACGACGGTGGGGCTGCTGATCACCGTCCAGATCCTCGACCAGATACCCCAACTGCACGCTCTCCAGCCGTACTTCTTCTCCCACTACTGGCTGTCCTTCGCCGACCTCATGCGCGAACCGGTCTACTGGGACGACCTGGTGCGCAACCTGGGCCTCCAGGCCCTGTACGCGGCGGTGTTCGGCTCGGCGGCGTGGGCGCGGTTCATGGCGAAGGACGTCACGGTGTGACCTGAGCGTCGGGGTAGCGCGCGAGCGGCGCCTCCTGCTCGAAGAACGTCTTCGCGCGGGTCAGCGCGGCCTCGTCCGCCAGCACGTCACCGCGCTTGCTGCCGTTGCCGAACAGCACCCCGCCGAACCGCATCTTCATGTACGCGGCCGAGTTGTTGAGCGTGCCGACGAACGGGTCGGCGACCAGGGGCCGCTCGTCCGCGAGCACGGACACGCCCCACAGGGTGCGTCCGGCCAGCTGAGCCTTGAAGTCGAGGCCGGGGGTGCGCAGCCAGCCCGACCAGTAGTCCAGGTAGCGCTTGGTGAGCGCGGAGACCGAGTACCAGTAGACCGGCGAGGCGATCACGATGTCCGTCGCCGCGAGCGTGGCGTCGAGCAGCCACTGCGGGGTGTCCCCGGTGGGGGAGTCCAGGTACTCGCTGTCGTGCCGCAGGTCCAGGAAGTCGGGCAGCGGATGCTCGGCGAGGCTGATCCACTGCTGCTCGACATCGGCGGGCAACTGCTCGGCGGCCCGTCGGGCCAGCAGCTCGGTGTTGCCCTCGCTGCGGCTGCTGCCGAGCACGAACAGGAAACGGCGCGTCATGAAATCCCCCAGATGGTCGGCGCACAACGAATACTCGCACCTGCATTATATGCACGCACATTTATATGTCCATGGGGGAGGACCAAGGGGAGGCGTAAGAGGACCGGGCACGGACGGGAGGCGAAGCCGGAGGCGGGGCCGGATACCCCGCCTCCGGCTTCGCCTGTCAAGGACCGATCAGCCGCTGCTGCGGGTGAGGCGGGTCAGTGCCGCGGTTGCGCGCGGGGGCGACCCGTTCAGGTCGCCGAGGCGCCACGCGGACACCCAGGGCACGCGGTACACGTCGACGGTCGACTCGATCTCCTTGGCCTGACGGGACAACGGCCGGGGAAGGCGCCCGGGGGCGTCCGCGACGAGGACGACGGCGTCGAGGTCGAGGCCCGGCGGGTGCTCACCGCGTCGGAAGAGCTCCAGGGCGCGGCGGGCGGCCAGCAGCCCCGCGGAGTGGGTGCGGGCGACGAGGAGGACGGAGGTCGGGGCGCCGGGGCCGGGCCAGTCGCGTCCGCTGTCGTGACCGCCGTAGACGGCGGCCAGGGTGGAGACGCCGGCGCCGCCATGGGTGCCGACCCACGCGTACCGTCGTCTCCCGGCGGGGGCCACCGGCCCGCGGATCCAGATCTCCGGCCCCTGCTGCACGCTCTCCACCTCTCGCCGCACGTCGGTGCGCATGTCCGCGCTCCGACTCTGCCATCCCACCCGCCCCGCACCTCCTGGAACAGGCCTGTGACATCACGGTGACGTGAGGACCGGGGGCGAGCGGAGAGACTCGACAGTACGTGCACGACCGTGAGGGATGAGATGTCTCGACTCAGCCGCGACAAGAAGCTGGACGACCAGCGGGGGGCGACCCCTATCGACGTCCGCGTCCCCGTGACCGGTGAGGCCGCGACGGTGGCCGGAACCCCGGTTGCCGCGCCCCCGGGCGAGGACCTCCACCAGACCGTCCTGACCCACCTCCACCGCCTCGCCGTCACCGCGGGACGCCCCGTCAACGCCTTGATCCACGACGCCCGTATCGGCTGGGTGGTCCCCCTGGAGGTCACCACGGACGGCTCCAGCCGCTTCACCGCGGAGCCGGTGCGGATGGCTCCGACGGAGGGCACCGGGAGCGAGCCGAGGACCATGGGGCCCTCCGTCGACGAGCGGCAAGGGCCGAGGGCGACCGGACCGTCCGCCGACGAGCGGCAAGGACCGGGTGAGGCCGCCCACGAGCGGAACGAGCCGAGTCCGACCGTCGGATCCGGTGCCCCCGAGCCCACGGGACTTGTGCCGCGGACGTCGTGGCCACCCGCGGGCGGACCGGCCGAGCCTGACCGGCATGTCCCGCTCCTGCCGCCGGAGGAGTCCGGGCAGGACCCGGCCCCTACGTTCCGGATGCGGAAGCTGCCCGCGGGCGGACCGGCCGAGTCCGACCAGCACGTCCCGCTCTTGCCGCCGGAGGAGTCCGCGCAGGACCCGGCGCCCACGTTCCGGATGCGGACGCTGCCCGCGGCACAGCCGGCGGACGCCGGAGCGAGCCCGACGCACGTCCTGCGACAGTTGCCGGAGCCTCAGGCTCCCGGGACGGCCGTGGCCCCGACGGGCGAGTTCGGCCCGCCGCCCGTGATGGATGTGAGGCCGTCCTCCACCCCCGAGCCACTCCCGCCGGCCGACGCTGTCCCCGCGCCCGGCCCGCTGCCGTCGGCCGGTCCCGCCCCGAAAGCCGCCCCGGCCTGGTCCGTCGCCGACCCGACACCGTTGCCCCTGCCGACCGAGCCGGGTCCCGCTCCCGCCCTCAGGCCCCTGCCGCCGGCCGGCTTCGCCGATGTGCCGCAGCCACTGCCGTCGGCACAGCCCACGCCTCGCCCCGGCCTCTTCCTGGACCCCGGCCCCCTTCTGGACGACCCCGATCCCAAGCCGACGCCCGTGCGGGGGTTCGACGCCGTGGCCGAGGCCGTGCTGGGGGAGGGACTGGTGGTGGACGAGGCCGTTCTCGTGGAACCCGTCGCGCGCATCAGCGAGGCCGTTCAGGAAGGGCGGACCGAGGCCGCGGCGGAGTTGGCGGAGCGGACCGTCACCCAGGCGTCCGACAGCTTGGGCGGCGAGCATCCCGACGTGCTCCGCGTGCGTGAACTCGCCGCCTACATCGCCTACTTGGGCGGCGAGCCGATCCGTGCCGCGGAGATCTCCCTCGACCTCGCGGCGATCCAGCACCGCACCGGGGACGCCGAGGCGGCCTACGGCAACGTGCAGAGCGCGGCCACCGCGTGGAAGGCCGTACGGGACCCCCTGCAGGGTCTGGCGTTGGGCCGTGAACTGCTCACCCTGTGGACGGACATGGCCGCCGGGGAGGGCCCGGCGGCCGACGACAGGGGCAAGCTGGAGTCGGCCCGCGCCCGCATGCTCCGCCTCGCGGAACGGGCACGGACCGCCGACCAGTAGCCCGACAGCCGCTGTTACTGCGACAGCCCCCACACCGCGTACGCCACCGCGTCACTGTTGCGGTCCAGGGCCGTGTCGTTGATGTTGGCCGCCGTGTCGCACGACGAGTGGTAGCAGCGGTCGAAGGCCAGCCCTGACGTGCCACCCCACTTGGCCGCCTGCGCCGCCGTCTTGACGTAGTCGGCACCGCTGAACAGCCCGCCCACCGGCACGCCCGCGTTCTTGAACGGCGCGTGGTCGGACCGGCCGTCGCCCTCGGTCTCGATCTCGGTCGGGACGCCGACGCCGGCGTAGTACTCCTTGAAGGTCTTCTCGATGGCCGGGTCGTCGTCGTAGACGAAGTAGCCGGGGTTCGGCGAGCCGATCATGTCGAAGTTGAGGTAGCCGCTGATCCGTGAACGGTTCGCGGTGGAAAGGCCGTTGACGTAGGTGCGGGAGCCGACCATGCCCAGCTCCTCCGCGCCCCACCAGGCGAATCTCAGGTGCTTGGTGGGGTGGTAGCCGGCCCGGGACACCGCGAGCGCGGTCTCCAGGACGGCCGCCGAACCGGACCCGTTGTCGTTGATGCCCGCGCCCGCCGTCACGCTGTCGAGGTGCGAGCCGGACATGATCACCTGGTTGGTGTCACCGCCCGGCCAGTCCGCGATCAGGTTGTACCCGGTGCGGCCGGAGGACGTGAACTGCTGGACCGTCGTGGTGAATCCGGCGGCGTCCAGCTTGGCCTTGACGTAGTCGAGCGAGGCCTTGTAGCCGGTGCGGCCGTGCGCGCGGTTGCCGCCGTTGGCGGTGGCGATGGACTGGAGCTGGGTCAGATGCGCCTTCACGTTGGCCACCGGGATGTCCGGGGCCGCGGCCACCGCGGGCTGTCCCGCGGGGGCCGCGCCGGCTATGGATCCGCCGGCCAGGAGGGAGACGGCGGCGACGACGGCGGTGGCCGCGACGCGTCCGGGAACCGAGAGCTTCATGTGGGGGGCTCCGAATTCCATGGGGATCCCTGCAGTCACAGGGATTCCACAGCGAATGGGTGCCTGGATGGTGGGGCTGAGGTTGACTCACCGTCAAGAGCGCAATCCGGTCACACCAGTTCGCATATCGGATATCGCCGCTCTCAAGTGCTCATTGCACGCAGAATTCGTTCCCCTCCGGATCCGCCATCACCACCCACTCACCGCCCCGCTCCTTCACCTCCCGCAGCACGCTCGCCCCGAGCCCCGTCAGCCTCTCGACCTCGGCCGCCCGCTGTCCGTCCGGGGCGTGCAGGTCCAGGTGGAGCCGGTTCTTGACCGTCTTCGCCTCCGGCACCCGCTGGAACAGCAGCCGCCGTCCCAGCCCGGTGCCGCTGTCCATGTCGTACGGGTCGTCGGGATGCCGTACGGCGATCAGGTCCCGGAAGGCGAGGCGCGCGTGGTGTTCGACGGTGGCCTCGCGCGGCAGCGCGCCGAGCTCCAGCAGCCGCTGGACGAGCGCGTCGTTGTCCTCGGCCAAGTAGTGCAGAGCGGCAGCCCAGAAGTCGGCCTGGGCGTGCGGGTCGCCGGCGTCGACGACCAGTTTCCAGTGCAGGGGTGCGGGTGTGGTCTGCGTCATGGAGCCACTTATAGCGGCGAATCAGGTCCTGGAGTGTCCTAAACGACTTCCGCCGCTCGCCGGTCGTAGGCCTCCCGGGCCACCGCGATCTCCTCCTGGTGCGCCTCGGTCCAGGTCACCAGCGAGCGGATCGTCGCGTGCAGGGTGCCGCCGAGCGGAGTCAGTTCGTACTCCACCCGGGGCGGTACGACCGGATGGACCGTCCGCTTCACCAGCCCGTCCCGCTCCAGCGAACGCAGCGTCACCGTCAGCATCCGCTGACTGACCCCGTCGATCTCCCGGCGCAGCTCGGTGAAGCGCAGCCGCCGGTTCTCCAGCAGGGCGATGACGAGAAGGGACCACTTGTCGGCGACCCGGTCGAGGATCTGCCGTACCTGGCAGTCCTCGCGGGTGTCCCATTGGAAGGGGTCGGCGTCGCCGTGGTCGGTACCCGCGCAGTTACTCGGTGACTTCGAAGTGCCTTCTTCCATGTCTGTCGATGCTGCCTGAGGCTGGAGGTGGTTACAAGAGGGAACTGACCCTCGGTCGAGTAACCCCCTACCGATGGAGTGTGGTCATGGGCGCACGCGCCTGGGCGCTGTTGCTCGTCCTGTGCGGAACGATCTTCCTGGAGGGTGCCGACATCGCGATGATGGCCGTGGCGATCCCCTCCATCCGGTCCGACCTGGGGCTCGCGACCGACACCGCGGCCTGGGTGATGAGCGCCTACGTGCTCGGTTACGCCGGTTTCACCCTCCTCGGCGGACGCGCGGCCGACCTGCTCGGCCGCCGCAGGATGTTCCTGCTCTGGCTGACGGTCTTCCTCCTCTTCTCGGGCCTCGGCGGCTTCGCGACCGAAGGCTGGATGCTGGTCGTCGCCCGCTTCGTCACCGGGGTCTCCTCCGCCTTCATGACACCGGCCGCGCTGTCCCTGATCACCACGTCCTACGAGGAGGGCCCGCAGCGCAACAAGGCCCTGCTGGTCTACGCGGGCACCGGAGCCGGCGGCTTCTCGCTGGGTCTGGTGATCGGCGGCCTGCTCACCGAACTCGGCTGGCGCTGGGTGTTCTTCGCGCCGGTACTGATGGCCGGCGCCCTGCTCCTCGCGGCGTTCCGGCTGATCCCGCGGCCGGCGACCCCGCCCCGGACCGGACACGGCTTCGACCTCCCCGGCGTGCTCACCGCCGCCGGCGCGATGCTGCTGGCCGCCTACACCGTCGTACGCCTCGAACACGGCCTGGACGCATGGCGGTCGACGACGGCGTCCGCCCTCGGTGCGCTGCTGCTCGGGGCCGCCTTCGTCGCCGTGGAACGCCGGGCCGCGCATCCCCTGGTCCGGCTCGGGATCCTGCGCACGGGACCGGTCGTACGGGCCGACCTCGGGGCGTTGCTGTTCGTCGGGGCCTTCTTCGGCTTCCAGTTCGTGGTGACGCTCTATCTCCAGGAACTGCGCGGCTGGTCCTCGTTCCAGACCGCGATCGCCCTGGTGATCATGGGCTGCGACGCGGTGCTCGCGCCCACCCTCACCCCGCGGCTCGTCGCCCGCTTCGGCAACGCGCGCGTGATAGTCGGCGGCTTCCTGCTGGCGGTGCTCGCCTACGGCCTCTTCCTGCCGGTCGGCATGGACTGGCCCTACCTGGCGATGTTCCCGACGCTGATCATCGCGGGGACCGCCTTCGCGCTGGCGTACGGGCCGCTGACGATCGCGGCGACGGACGGGGTCGCCGAGTCCGAGCAGGGCCTGGCGAGCGGACTGCTGCACACGGCGACACAGTTCGGCTCGGCGATCGGGATCTCCGCGGTGACGGCGGTCTACGGCCTGGCGCTGGGCGAGGCCGGCGACTCCGGACCCGAGGCCAGGCTCTCCGCCTTCCGTACGGCGCTGACGGTGCCCGTCGTCATGGTGGTGCTGGGCCTCGTGATCTCCCTCCTGAGTGTCCGCGCGGTGCGCAGGGCGTCCCAGGTGAGCAGCGTCAACGCCAGCCAGACCAGCGCGAACCCGGCCCAGCGCTCGGGCGGCATGGCCTCGCCGAAGTAGAAGATGCCGAGCATGAACTGGAAGACCGGGGCCAGGTACTGCAGCAGCCCGAGCGTGGACAGCGGCACACGGATCGCGGCGGCGCCGAAGCAGACCAGGGGGAGCGCGGTGACGATGCCGGTCGAGGCGAGCAGCACCGCGTGTCCCGGCCCCTCGGTGGCGAAACTGAGGTCGCCGTGCGAGCTCAGCCACAGCAGGTAGCCGAGCGCGGGCAGGAACTGGATCGCGGTCTCGGCGGCCAGCGACTCGACGCCCCCGAGGTTCACCTTCTTCTTGACCAGGCCGTAGGTGGCGAAGGAGAAGGCGAGCGTGAGGGAGATCCACGGCGGCCGCCCGTACCCGAGGGTGAGGACGACCACCGCCGCGGCACCGACCCCGACCGCCGCCCACTGCGCGCGCCGCAGCCGCTCCTTGAGCAGCAGCACGCCCATGGCGATGGTGACCAGGGGATTGATGAAGTACCCGAGCGAGGCCTCGACGACGTGTCCGCTGTTCACGGACCAGATGTAGACGCCCCAGTTCACGGTGATGACGGTCGCGGCGACGGTGACGAGCGCGAGCCTGCGCGGCTGCCGCAGCAGCTCACCGGCCCAGGCCCAGCGCCGGACGAAGAGGAGCGCGACGGCGACGAAGGCGAGCGACCACACCATGCGGTGGGCGAGGATCTCCGCGGACCCGGCGGGCTTGAGCAGGGGCCAGTACAGCGGAACGAGTCCCCACATCCCGTAGGCGGCGAAGCCGTTCAGCAGACCTATGTGCCCCTCGCCTCTCGACTTCACGGACCCTCCTCCTCGCACCGTCCTCGCCGCACGAAGGTAACGCCGAGCGCCCCCGGCTGTCATGTCCGTATCGGCATACGGTCATGACAGTCGGAGGCGCGGCACCCAGGGGTCTGCCGGGGGAGTGATCAGCCCTTGAGTGCGACCGAGATGGACTCGGCGATCGGGGTGGCGGGGCGGCCGGCCAGCCGGGACAGGTCACCGGAGGAGACGACCAGCTCG
This is a stretch of genomic DNA from Streptomyces sp. NBC_00285. It encodes these proteins:
- a CDS encoding ABC transporter ATP-binding protein, whose amino-acid sequence is MDEGSAEEPEPSEAGDSVIHTRALTKRYRGGQLAVDGLDLTVPAGSVFGFLGPNGSGKTTTIRMLMGLIEPTSGSARVLGRPMPRAARTVLPHVGALIEGPALYGFLSGRDNLVRYDAADPTADPRTRRVRVAAALERVGLAAAAAKKAKAYSLGMKQRLGLAAALLQPRELLVLDEPTNGLDPQGMREIRSLVRELASEGTTVFLSSHLLDEIEQVCTHAAVMTQGRLITQGPVADLAAGARGRLVVTTPDPSDAARILKEQGLADVVVSEDRVTAEPPDRELADINTALVKAGVRVRGFAVQRPSLEDAFVALTGEGFDVAG
- a CDS encoding ABC transporter permease yields the protein MSQAELKTFKGCGPDRPQQTARSRRTTFRATLLRNELLTTFRRWRTLALLGVLAAVPVLVGFAVKIETDDGSSGAGGGGGPAFISQITNNGLFLVFTALAATLPFFLPMAIGVIAGDAIAGEANAGTLRYLLVAPAGRTRLLLTKYATVMAFCLVATLVVALSALTVGAVLFPLGDLTTISGTQITFAEGLGRALLIALVVAASLTGVAALGLFVSTLTNSGIAAMATTVGLLITVQILDQIPQLHALQPYFFSHYWLSFADLMREPVYWDDLVRNLGLQALYAAVFGSAAWARFMAKDVTV
- a CDS encoding flavodoxin family protein encodes the protein MTRRFLFVLGSSRSEGNTELLARRAAEQLPADVEQQWISLAEHPLPDFLDLRHDSEYLDSPTGDTPQWLLDATLAATDIVIASPVYWYSVSALTKRYLDYWSGWLRTPGLDFKAQLAGRTLWGVSVLADERPLVADPFVGTLNNSAAYMKMRFGGVLFGNGSKRGDVLADEAALTRAKTFFEQEAPLARYPDAQVTP
- a CDS encoding DUF6668 family protein → MRTDVRREVESVQQGPEIWIRGPVAPAGRRRYAWVGTHGGAGVSTLAAVYGGHDSGRDWPGPGAPTSVLLVARTHSAGLLAARRALELFRRGEHPPGLDLDAVVLVADAPGRLPRPLSRQAKEIESTVDVYRVPWVSAWRLGDLNGSPPRATAALTRLTRSSG
- a CDS encoding M28 family metallopeptidase, which produces MKLSVPGRVAATAVVAAVSLLAGGSIAGAAPAGQPAVAAAPDIPVANVKAHLTQLQSIATANGGNRAHGRTGYKASLDYVKAKLDAAGFTTTVQQFTSSGRTGYNLIADWPGGDTNQVIMSGSHLDSVTAGAGINDNGSGSAAVLETALAVSRAGYHPTKHLRFAWWGAEELGMVGSRTYVNGLSTANRSRISGYLNFDMIGSPNPGYFVYDDDPAIEKTFKEYYAGVGVPTEIETEGDGRSDHAPFKNAGVPVGGLFSGADYVKTAAQAAKWGGTSGLAFDRCYHSSCDTAANINDTALDRNSDAVAYAVWGLSQ
- a CDS encoding VOC family protein: MTQTTPAPLHWKLVVDAGDPHAQADFWAAALHYLAEDNDALVQRLLELGALPREATVEHHARLAFRDLIAVRHPDDPYDMDSGTGLGRRLLFQRVPEAKTVKNRLHLDLHAPDGQRAAEVERLTGLGASVLREVKERGGEWVVMADPEGNEFCVQ
- a CDS encoding winged helix-turn-helix transcriptional regulator encodes the protein MEEGTSKSPSNCAGTDHGDADPFQWDTREDCQVRQILDRVADKWSLLVIALLENRRLRFTELRREIDGVSQRMLTVTLRSLERDGLVKRTVHPVVPPRVEYELTPLGGTLHATIRSLVTWTEAHQEEIAVAREAYDRRAAEVV
- the rarD gene encoding EamA family transporter RarD — translated: MKSRGEGHIGLLNGFAAYGMWGLVPLYWPLLKPAGSAEILAHRMVWSLAFVAVALLFVRRWAWAGELLRQPRRLALVTVAATVITVNWGVYIWSVNSGHVVEASLGYFINPLVTIAMGVLLLKERLRRAQWAAVGVGAAAVVVLTLGYGRPPWISLTLAFSFATYGLVKKKVNLGGVESLAAETAIQFLPALGYLLWLSSHGDLSFATEGPGHAVLLASTGIVTALPLVCFGAAAIRVPLSTLGLLQYLAPVFQFMLGIFYFGEAMPPERWAGFALVWLALTLLTWDALRTARTLRREITRPSTTMTTGTVSAVRKAESLASGPESPASPSARP